One stretch of Harmonia axyridis chromosome 1, icHarAxyr1.1, whole genome shotgun sequence DNA includes these proteins:
- the LOC123671430 gene encoding ankyrin-3-like, which produces METPLQRLCRNINTPEDATHIKVLLDNGANYLLADMNGITPAMYICNSNDETLFDHFLNIIPDINMALNPDKDTALHITVRSGVRCRVLKVLKRRPNVNRQNKEGDTPVHLAVSVTRHRLLEDLVEHGGDINAHCNFKLTPLHLVGKTGCTDVLFSVLKCNPNLNQPDLNGHTPLMFLLKFHYGQIHLITALIDHGADPTITDTFGYNCLHYISSSNRYSSDVLDELTRLFIECGTDIDYQFSNSHMSALHIAINLGYRMMTYILLRHGASLEQTNFLDDTPLDNAICSRDTRVTSEVLSFIALRGEPLEKFLCKKYDDLEPLISLYDKYLKELDILKQLHVGEHGLTQYDVLTAPIRKIVIYLNQGVNLEYFDCLNLSDYPCLYRLHMSHKIKDAKKYRVAVRTVDCFLEDVFSLHPVPLPSEVVHQITHTLGFYEVLRLHRVLSVQADQQMKKDLSIFASGC; this is translated from the exons ATGGAAACGCCACTACAACGATTGTGCAGAAATATAAATACTCCTGAGGATGCCACCCACATAAAAGTTTTATTGGACAATGGTGCTAACTATCTTCTAGCTGACATGAATGGCATAACACCCGCCATGTACATTTGCAATTCGAACG ATGAAACCCTGTTCGACCACTTCCTGAACATCATCCCCGACATCAACATGGCCTTGAACCCGGACAAAGACACCGCCCTTCACATCACCGTACGGAGCGGCGTCAGATGCAGAGTACTGAAAGTACTTAAAAGGCGACCCAACGTCAACCGACAGAACAAGGAGGGCGATACTCCAGTGCACTTAGCCGTATCCGTAACGCGTCACAGACTCCTGGAGGACCTCGTCGAGCACGGCGGCGACATCAACGCCCATTGCAATTTCAAACTCACCCCCTTGCACCTAGTTGGCAAAACTGGCTGCACGGATGTTCTCTTCTCCGTCCTCAAATGCAACCCTAACCTCAACCAGCCAGACTTGAACGGACACACGCCACTGATGTTCTTGCTCAAGTTTCACTACGGCCAAATCCATCTGATAACGGCGTTGATCGACCACGGCGCAGATCCCACCATCACCGACACCTTTGGATACAACTGCTTGCATTACATATCGTCCAGCAACAGGTACAGCTCCGATGTGTTGGACGAATTGACACGTCTTTTTATCGAGTGCGGCACAGATATAGACTATCAATTCTCCAATAGCCACATGTCGGCCTTACACATAGCTATAAACCTTGGGTACCGGATGATGACTTACATTCTGCTGAGGCATGGGGCGAGTCTGGAGCAGACCAATTTCTTAGACgacacgccactggataatgCCATCTGCAGCCGCGACACTCGTGTGACTTCAGAAGTCTTGTCCTTCATAGCTTTACGTGGAGAACCCTTGGAGAAGTTCCTATGCAAGAAGTACGATGACCTTGAGCCATTGATATCTCTGTACGACAAGTACCTGAAAGAACTTGACATTTTGAAACAATTACACGTGGGCGAACATGGTTTGACGCAGTATGATGTATTGACTGCCCCTATCAGAAAGATTGTTATTTACCTGAATCAAGGTGTCAACTTGGAGTACTTCGACTGTTTGAACCTAAGCGATTATCCGTGCTTATATCGCCTTCATATGTCACATAAGATCAAGGATGCGAAAAAGTATAGGGTGGCTGTGAGGACAGTTGACTGCTTTCTTGAAGACGTTTTCTCATTGCATCCTGTGCCTTTGCCAAGTGAGGTTGTCCACCAGATTACTCATACCCTAGGATTTTATGAGGTACTTAGATTGCACAGAGTGTTGTCTGTTCAAGCTGATCAACAAATGAAAAAAGATTTATCGATATTTGCTTCAGGATGTTAA
- the LOC123671428 gene encoding serine/threonine-protein phosphatase 6 regulatory ankyrin repeat subunit A-like, translating to MMIPHTKEAKAQENKKICKNIKRIIFKATKQNDHERLKILLSKTQFADVLNDDNETPLNIISKRIKTQQHIETAKILLRNAADPLWQDNDGITPAKYLLLTKDSSLIDHLLEYLYDVQAFLDPDKNTALHIALETGDRPTFSKLLKLHANPNIKNSLGKTPLHMAVLSSNHDCLKDMMNNGGDINLPGREYLTPLHMVVRKKCMKSLQTVLAFKPKTDVTNTHQLTPLMELVLSNDDAAYPLIYDLLEHGVDLGLTDSKGYNCLHQWVDRMLDNNFDGTFTYLLRLFIQYGLDINAVTKENETALHIAIRKCEESIVLSLLRYGSDLMIKSQHGTALDTVLIRRRHPRILECLVSYIALNGCSDIQEYLSLRHSIMSINLLKTILSKCQKQMELYKTIAITTNLSLYDFITMSIETIARRIPNNVLKNDLEIEIGPYTTFHRIADFKLQDVQRCQTAYLHVGLFLRSVFRPFVEEDEFAIFISDNIVPYFGYHEAFKLHRRLILFLEEGSPQDLFA from the exons ATGATGATACCACATACGAAGGAAGCTAAGGCTCAAGAAAACaagaaaatatgcaaaaatatcAAACGAATCATTTTCAAGGCGACCAAACAAAACGATCATGAACGTCTTAAAATACTACTTTCTAAAACCCAATTTGCAGATGTCCTGAACGACGATAATGAAACTCCACTGAATATTATCAGTAAAAGAATAAAAACACAACAACATATTGAAACGGCGAAAATTTTATTACGAAATGCTGCAGATCCACTGTGGCAAGATAATGATGGCATCACACCAGCCAAATATTTATTGTTGACGAAAG ATTCATCGCTCATCGACCATTTGTTGGAGTATCTATATGACGTGCAGGCATTCCTAGACCCAGACAAAAACACCGCTTTGCACATAGCTCTAGAGACTGGCGATAGACCAACATTTTCAAAACTCCTCAAGCTTCACGCCAATCCTAACATCAAGAACTCCTTAGGCAAAACCCCATTACACATGGCAGTATTAAGCTCTAATCACGACTGCCTGAAGGACATGATGAACAATGGAGGAGATATAAATCTACCAGGTCGAGAATACTTAACACCTTTACACATGGTGGTAAGAAAGAAGTGTATGAAGAGTTTGCAGACTGTTTTAGCCTTCAAGCCCAAAACAGATGTCACGAACACTCATCAATTGACTCCTTTGATGGAGCTTGTGCTATCCAACGATGATGCAGCATATCCTCTCATTTATGATTTGTTGGAGCATGGAGTTGATCTGGGACTTACTGATTCCAAAGGGTACAACTGCCTCCACCAGTGggttgatcgaatgcttgataACAATTTTGACGGTACCTTTACCTATTTGTTACGCCTATTCATTCAGTATGGTTTAGATATCAATGCGGtgacaaaggaaaatgagacaGCCTTACATATAGCAATTCGCAAGTGTGAAGAATCTATAGTGTTATCTCTGCTAAGATATGGAAGCGATTTGATGATCAAAAGTCAACATGGAACGGCTTTAGATACAGTTTTGATCAGACGACGTCACCCTCGTATTTTAGAGTGTTTGGTCAGCTATATTGCTCTGAATGGATGTTCTGATATTCAGGAATATTTATCTCTCAGACATTCCATAATGAgtattaatttattgaaaactaTACTCAGTAAATGTCAAAAACAAATGGAGCTTTACAAAACAATAGCTATAACCACAAACTTATCACTCTATGATTTCATAACCATGAGCATAGAAACTATAGCTCGTCGTATACCGAataatgtattgaaaaatgatttggAAATAGAAATTGGACCTTACACGACATTTCATAGGATTGCAGATTTTAAATTACAAGATGTTCAAAGATGTCAAACGGCTTACTTACACGTTGGATTATTTTTGAGAAGTGTTTTTCGCCCATTCGTGGAAGAAGATGaatttgcaatatttatatCCGATAATATAGTTCCGTATTTTGGATATCACGAAGCCTTCAAATTGCATAGACGTTTGATTTTGTTTCTTGAGGAAGGCAGTCCCCAAGATTTGTTTGCCTGA
- the LOC123671429 gene encoding ankyrin-1-like, with the protein MMILHTKNAKAQANKKICKHIKRFIFKATKQNDHERLKRLLSNTHFADILNGDNETPLNIISKRIKTQQHIETAKILLRNAADPLWRDNDGITPAKYLLLTKDSSLIDLLLEYLYDVQAFLDPEKNTALHIALETGDGPTFSKLLKLHANPNIKNSLGQTPLHMAVLSSNHDCLKDMMNNGGDINLPGREYLTPLHMVVRKKCMKSLQTVLAFKPKTDVTNTHELTPLMELVLSNNHSTFPLIYELLEHGVDVGFTDSKGYNCLYQCVDRMLDNNDGTFTYLLRLFIQYGLDINAVTMENETALHIAIRKCEESIVLSLLIYGSDLKIESTNGTALDIVMVRRRDPHIVECLVSYIALNGCSDIQEYLSLKHSIMSIKSLKAVLSPCQQLMELYKTMAITTNLSLYDFITMSIETLARRIPNNVLKNGFKMDLGPYSTFHKIVDFKLQDVRRCQTACLHVGLFLRSVFRPFVEEDEFVSYFGYHEAFKLHRRLMLYRREWSLKDLSAGIYSIDS; encoded by the exons ATGATGATACTACATACGAAGAATGCAAAGGCTCAAGCAAACAAGAAAATATGCAAACATATTAAACGATTCATTTTCAAGGCGACCAAACAAAACGATCATGAACGTCTTAAAAGACTACTTTCTAATACCCACTTCGCAGATATCCTGAACGGCGATAATGAAACTCCGCTAAATATAATCAGTAAAAGAATAAAAACACAACAACATATTGAAACGGCGAAAATTTTATTACGAAATGCTGCAGATCCACTGTGGCGAGATAATGATGGCATCACACCAGCCAAATATTTATTGTTGACAAAAG ATTCATCGCTCATCGACCTTTTGTTGGAGTATCTTTATGACGTGCAGGCATTCCTAGACCCAGAAAAAAACACCGCTCTGCACATAGCTCTAGAGACTGGAGATGGACCAACATTTTCAAAACTCCTCAAGCTTCACGCCAATCCTAACATCAAGAACTCCTTAGGCCAAACCCCGTTACACATGGCAGTATTAAGCTCTAATCACGACTGCCTGAAGGACATGATGAACAATGGAGGAGATATAAATCTACCAGGTCGAGAATACTTAACACCTCTACACATGGTGGTAAGAAAGAAGTGTATGAAGAGTTTGCAGACTGTTTTAGCCTTCAAGCCCAAAACAGATGTCACGAACACTCATGAATTGACTCCCTTGATGGAGCTTGTACTATCCAACAATCATTCAACATTCCCTCTCATTTATGAATTGTTGGAGCATGGAGTTGATGTGGGATTTACTGATTCCAAAGGGTACAACTGCCTCTACCAGTGtgttgatcgaatgcttgataACAATGACGGTACCTTTACCTATTTGTTACGCCTATTCATTCAGTATGGTTTAGACATCAATGCGGTGACAATGGAAAATGAGACAGCCTTACATATAGCAATTCGCAAGTGTGAAGAATCTATAGTGTTGTCTTTGCTAATATATGGAAGCGACTTGAAGATCGAAAGTACAAATGGAACGGCCTTAGATATAGTCATGGTCAGGCGACGTGACCCTCATATTGTAGAGTGTTTGGTCAGCTATATTGCTCTGAATGGATGTTCTGATATTCAGGAATATTTATCTCTCAAACATTCCATAATGAGTATTAAATCATTAAAAGCTGTACTCAGTCCATGTCAACAACTAATGGAGCTTTACAAAACTATGGCTATAACCACAAACTTATCACTCTATGATTTCATAACCATGAGCATAGAAACTTTAGCTCGTCGTATACCGAataatgtattgaaaaatggtTTCAAAATGGATCTTGGACCTTATTCGACATTTCATAAGATTGTAGATTTTAAATTACAAGATGTTCGTAGATGTCAAACGGCGTGCTTACACGTTGGATTATTTTTGAGAAGTGTTTTTCGTCCATTCGTGGAAGAAGATGAATTTGTTTCGTATTTTGGATATCACGAAGCCTTCAAATTGCATAGGCGTTTGATGTTGTATCGTAGGGAATGGAGTCTGAAAGATTTGTCTGCCGGAATATATTCAATTGATtcttga